Proteins found in one Methylobacterium sp. CB376 genomic segment:
- the ybeY gene encoding rRNA maturation RNase YbeY: MENEIDVVLEDERWEAAIPDLGPFVRRAVEAALAILPPAEAVEVSVLLTDDEAVQELNRTWRGKDKPTNVLSFPAGHAHGGAPRPLGDVVLAYDTMLRESGEQSKPLGHHLAHLLVHGTLHLLGQDHETGEAEAEAMEALEAAALARLGVPDPYGEPAE, translated from the coding sequence GTGGAGAACGAGATCGACGTCGTCCTGGAGGACGAGCGCTGGGAGGCGGCCATCCCGGATCTCGGCCCCTTCGTGCGCCGCGCCGTCGAGGCGGCCCTGGCGATCCTGCCGCCCGCGGAGGCGGTCGAGGTGAGCGTCCTGCTCACCGACGACGAGGCGGTGCAGGAGCTCAACCGCACATGGCGCGGCAAGGACAAGCCGACGAACGTGCTCTCCTTCCCGGCCGGCCACGCCCATGGCGGGGCGCCGCGGCCCCTCGGCGACGTGGTTCTTGCGTATGACACGATGCTGCGCGAGAGTGGGGAGCAGTCGAAGCCTCTCGGCCACCATCTCGCGCATCTGCTGGTTCATGGCACGCTCCATCTCCTGGGCCAGGATCATGAGACCGGCGAGGCCGAGGCCGAGGCGATGGAGGCTCTGGAGGCCGCGGCCCTGGCGCGGCTCGGCGTTCCGGATCCCTACGGCGAGCCCGCGGAATGA
- a CDS encoding hemolysin family protein, with protein MSNDRSRGAAATAQPAPDEDSPAREPWYDRLLTIFHLKPREAPRDEITDALAEAQSGDHAFSPVERAMLKNVLSLHRVRVDDVMVPRADIVAVPAEISLGELLKVFRTAGHSRLPVYGDTLDDPRGMVHIRDFVDHLATRAEAGAAHGAKSPARSPANSPANSPAKPAAEPPPVIQGDGRARRPHLARTPDLCEVDLDLSLAATRILRPVLYVPPSMPAIDLLVRMQASRTHMALVIDEYGGTDGLISIEDLIEVVVGDIEDEHDVAEGHRVLRVDGEAEIYVADARASLDDVAEATGFDIAGAVGELAEEVDTIGGLVVTITGRVPSRGEVVAVPGDFEVEVLDADPRRIKRLRLHHGPAKLAAPEEPLALPAPRTLNGSGAPVDAGA; from the coding sequence ATGAGCAACGATCGAAGTCGTGGCGCCGCCGCGACCGCCCAGCCCGCCCCGGACGAGGACAGTCCGGCCCGTGAGCCGTGGTATGACCGTCTCCTCACCATCTTCCACCTGAAGCCGCGGGAGGCTCCGCGCGACGAGATCACCGACGCGCTGGCGGAGGCGCAGTCGGGCGATCACGCCTTCTCGCCCGTCGAGCGGGCGATGCTGAAGAACGTGCTGAGCCTGCACCGGGTGCGGGTCGACGACGTGATGGTGCCGCGGGCCGACATCGTCGCCGTGCCGGCGGAGATCTCCCTCGGCGAACTCCTGAAGGTGTTCCGGACGGCGGGCCATTCGCGCCTGCCGGTCTACGGCGACACCCTGGACGATCCCCGCGGCATGGTCCACATCCGCGACTTCGTCGACCACCTCGCCACCCGCGCCGAGGCCGGCGCGGCCCACGGCGCCAAATCCCCGGCCAGATCCCCGGCCAACTCCCCGGCCAACTCCCCGGCCAAGCCCGCGGCCGAGCCGCCGCCGGTGATCCAGGGGGACGGGCGGGCGCGCCGGCCGCACCTCGCCCGGACGCCCGACCTGTGCGAGGTCGATCTCGACCTCTCCCTCGCCGCCACGCGGATCCTGCGGCCCGTGCTCTACGTGCCGCCCTCGATGCCGGCGATCGACCTCCTGGTGCGGATGCAGGCCAGCCGGACCCACATGGCCCTCGTCATCGACGAGTATGGCGGGACCGACGGGCTGATCTCGATCGAGGACCTGATCGAGGTCGTGGTCGGCGACATCGAGGACGAGCACGACGTGGCCGAGGGGCACCGGGTGCTGCGGGTCGACGGCGAGGCCGAGATCTACGTGGCGGATGCGCGCGCGAGCCTCGACGACGTCGCGGAGGCGACCGGCTTCGACATCGCCGGGGCGGTGGGCGAACTCGCCGAGGAGGTCGACACGATCGGCGGCCTCGTCGTCACCATCACCGGGCGGGTGCCGTCCCGGGGCGAGGTCGTGGCGGTTCCGGGCGACTTCGAGGTCGAGGTGCTGGACGCCGATCCACGCCGCATCAAGCGGCTTCGCCTCCACCACGGCCCGGCCAAGCTCGCCGCCCCGGAGGAGCCCCTGGCCCTGCCGGCACCCCGCACGCTCAACGGCAGCGGCGCCCCGGTCGACGCCGGGGCGTGA